atacacactgtatatataacaatttcataGTACAGACAATAATACGTGAGGTTCCTAGTTTATTAAGGGATATCTTGTTGCTCTGAGAGTATCGAAACTTTGTGTAATCGTATgaataggaaattttaaaaaaactaaaatttgaaaatcgTACATTAAGGTTTTAATGAGTATAGAACTAGTATTTCAAAgtatattgtaaatgaaatgatcAAGAATAATGAAGGCGGAAAATATTGCCATCAGACGTTTTATGTCTGTgcgttaatatatatatatatatatatatatatatatatatatatatatatatatatatatatatatgagggctctaactgcaaaagtcacactctccactttttaaaattttacgaaaatagcaaaaaactgctacttgcattataaataaagtaaccttGGTAACCATTATATGTTCTTAGAGTTGGCATTCCATCGAATtagatttacaacattttttgtatataaaagcacTCTAACATAgtgaaaaatgcctttaaactttggagaatgtgagttttgtATTCTCAAACTGGAGAATGTTAGTTTTGCAATAATCCGATATGGAGATTGTTACTTTTGACACCAAACATTGTAGGCTTTCAAAGacaagaaaatagtaataaattaatatgcttaGACATAATTACTGGGGATTTATAAGGTACggtattaaaactcataaaatgaaGAAATCAGAGAACCAAAGTTTTATTGCCTATTCATTTAGGActtctgtacagtattttaaatttggtaacaagGCATCTCTTCGGCTCGTTGGCAACCTTCCTCATCGTCACCAATTACTTCGACTTCAGGGTCATCTAATACATGTCTAAAAAACTCCAGGGATTCATTCTGTCGCCATTCATTTCCATAATGTTTTAGTAGAAGAGTGTTTACATCagcctttttttcttcctttccaACACTGTTACCTTTAACAATAGTCACTGGTCTTATGTTGTTAAGGCTTCTCCCTCTTTTTACTATACTTCTTGCTGCTTGTTCAGGATTTGCTTTTAGGCGATAGGTACATTCTCCTTGTACCAAAACCGTTTCATTGTTACCATTACTCTCCTTAGTAAAGTAGACCCGCCTACAAGACTGGATACCAAAATGCCATGTACTTGTCTTGCGTATGTGTTGCTCCACCTCAGATTTCCAATCAAGGTTCACAGTATCAACGCCAAGTTTTTTCACTGTAGCAAAATTTCCTATGATGTCAATGTACTCCTGTGGGCTTACAATTACTTCACATCGCTTTATCTCCTTCTCGACATTGCCAAACACCCTATCTGGGGGGATAAAACTATGACCTGTCATTGGGAAAACTAACTGTACCTCCTTGATGTTATCAGGTGCATTGACAAACCATGAGCACACCatagtgattaaaattgaatttttattttgacccccACACCCGTCGCTAATAAGTCGAACAGTCATGTAGGGGTCAGATCAATAGAATTCAAAGTGTCATATAAACAGGATGAAATCTCATTGGATCCCTTAGAAAACTCATTCTCTGTCCACGTGTAAGCTGTTACATTATCTTTGTCAAGTTTGGATTTTGAATGACcctttacaacacaaaaattatttaaatatagctgaCGGGTGTAGTAGGAGGACTGATCCGGAAGTTTAGGTAGAGGTTGATTTTTTTGGCAATCGAAAGATAATATTAGGAGATCTTCACGGTCTTCTTGTAACAAACCGTAAAATGCTTGTGATCGTAGCTTGTGGACCCGTTTCTCAACAAGAAGCATGTTTCGCTCGGCATCACTCTTTGTCGACTTTATTTTTTCTGCCAATTCTAGGCAAGTAGAACATACGTCCACCCTAGGTGATCCGAATCCCaagttgtattttctattaaaaatatatctaaaataactgtCTTTCACTTTAAGGTGATCTTCCGCATTGGTCTGATACATTCGCCAGAGcttctttatatttagttctgCAGGCAAATATTTCCGGCCACTTCTGTTTGTACAGTAATGAGTTTCActgcactttaaactattaataaacgtcataatactttcttttttagcCACAAATCTGTTACCAGTAGTGTCACCGCCTCTCCTCTCCTTCGGCatttcatgtttgtaataaaaccggtcagcaattttattaattctaaatctgGAAATATTTAAGGCCCTCAGAAAAGTACCCAAACACACCGGAACCATTTTCTTCTCAcggtttgttatgaaatattttgctctagcttgttttttaatatttttttggtttttgggtctTCTTCGCTTTATCACGTTCATTGTTATATGCTTTAGAACAAAGTTGTCTTGGTATATTTTATCATGTtccttataaaaagcagaatGAAATCTTCTTATGTCCTGGGCTGTCAATGATCGGCAAAGTAGGGCGCCTTTGGTGTGGTTACACGTAGGAAAATCCGGAAAACCCTTCGGAGcatatctgaaaacaaaaaaataaaaataatatgctgattctaacattttattcagcaattatttctattttcttgtctCAGAGAACCACAATGATATATTAGCATTTCGTGTCAAAAGTAACAAAGGCCTAAGTCCTATTTGCTAAAATTGCATACGCCTAGAGAATGACAAGCATCCAAAAGCTATGCCTCAGACCGGTAcgtaagttaaatatagttaaataagtaaatatttatgcaataaaaagttttatttcttaattaacccgGTCTTTGAAACATGGCAAATAGGTTATGAACATAGAGGTTATGTATGAAGGTTTTGGTTACCTTTTCTTTTTTGCCTGGGCTCTTTTCCAGTGGTTTGGTGCTCGAACCTTCTTCCTGGGTGTTTCTCCTTTACTTTTATCACTTGGTCTTACACTAATATccatttttaagctatttaacGCATAAAACAGAAAACAGTACACCACTACACTGACTTCCTACTTACAAAACATTAGCAAAACAGACGATACAGGGTGCAGTGTCACGTGACTCAAACAAGCCTTCCTATTGGCTGAAATGGAGAATGTGAATTTTGCATTCAAAGActttggagaatgtgagttttgaaaacaaacgtaATTTTCACCGTTAAAATAAAGTGGGATACtgttagttttgctttaaaactcTTAGATCAATATGTGCAAAGCTatgaatataattagaatatacccaaaagtcaatttcgaaaaaaattggagaatgtgacttttgcagttagagccctcatatatatatatatatatatatatatatatatatatatatatatataaacaaaattacatttaaaaatataatatatgaagaTTATTCAGCTACACATACTTATgttctaaaaaataaagtaagCTTACTGTTGTACTTTCCAAAATATACGCAAATTAAATCCTGGAAAATGTCGACTATCTGGTTTTATCCCGCTTTTATTTCAGTGAATAGGTGTAGTGAAACTTGTGATGTTCAAGGAGtcaatacaaaaataagtttcCTTTACGCTGTGGAAGCTTTTACTAACTTGTTTCCCTGCCAGCATAGCTTCTGAAGAGGGAATAGTGTCAACCGATTTCACATTATTTTACGATATTTCTTCACGTATTTCTTCAATCATTCATTCTTGTTAAGGGGGTCACTGCacggaaaaaaaataaaaataaaattatatggtgTATAATTATAGCATGTTTATTTCTTCATAcagtgatatataacacttatatagtaaacaaatatatgattactttatttacatttgaatggGGCCACGTTTTTGCGAGTTTCAGCTAAAATCTGGATTAATAAGGGTATACTCTCTCTTAACTTACAATGgccataaaattactttttatagtacacatgtttttgtttctgtaatgttattattgtttgaagTGTCGAAAACACTCTCACAACTGTATTGCAGTTCATGTGTTTTGTAAATCAGCTGATTTGTTGTTTACTAGACTTGTTTTGGTTAGTGTTTATACAACGATTTGTAGCATTGTATTAGTGATTTTTCTTGAAACTAAAATCTGTTATTGTGAAAcattgtgtgtttatatttagtaaattatgacTAGAAgtaccaaaatattcaaaaaacggAAATACAATGGCAAAATTCCAGGTAAAAATAAGCCTTCAAACATTTCTTCCAGTTTTGAATCTAGGCCTAGGCCTCTCAGTGTCTCAAAACTGAGTAAAACCCTTGATAGctgtaataaatgaaatattgatGAATCAGAATACACTGGTTAATTTGGCAACTCTTGAGAAGTATTTGAATAAAACTGATTCTTACAAATTGTGTCACTCACCTCAAAAACTAACAGCAGACCGGCCTACAGTCGGGGCCACCAAATTAGGCGGGTAGGTGGATATGCGCCGTTGCCAGATTGTGCAAACATCGTGAAATAGAATAATACCTGAATTATATCCATTTTAGAGCTTGATGTTGTTTGCTTTCTCCTGAGATTCTGATGACATCTTACAAGTTACAAAGATGACAATCGTATTATTGGCTTCAGGAGAGACCGCTGATGATAacggtatataatttttgtatgtaaatataaaaatgtaattttgaaatacgaaatacctacaaaccaattttaattcattatcatGGTGTATTAAACGTTTCATTaagcgaggaagttttttattttttggttaggaacatttttcctgtggcaaagttttagacaaaggtataaactttattttttgttccaaacaaatttttttcagtttaataacTTCGCTGGGAAATGTGTGCAAACCTAAATTATTGGAATCAAACACGCAGAGCGATGCGTGCGCCGTGCGTATACACACAATTTCTACTCAactttttttaatagcaatactttactttctattatttttatcattactcaaTTATAGTACTATGTATTGTAACCATAGCAAAatcgaataaatattttaagtaaaattaaccaTGATTAAAACAATCTGTTTTGCCTTCCTtagcaaaattgttttaaataagtataaacaatttaaacacgtgtagtaatagaaataataaagaaacatttttaagtaattattattagacAAGTGACATTGTTAGTACATACTATTACATAATTACAGAGAAATTATATGTCAGTCCGTGGTTGATTTGATCACTTGGTGGTTCCCAGTTACTGGCTTTTAATCTTTGTCAATGTCACAGTCACTGTCGCTGTTTTCACTGTCTGATGAGTCTCCTCTaaggtttataataaatagttccATATGTCATCTCTGACAATTTCTTTAGCCCAGTCGTCAGACTGCAAATTCTCACTATGTCTCACACAATTTTCCCAATCGACAGCGGAGACGTTATCTATAGCTTCTGAAGTGAGTTTATCACATTTtcacaggtttttttttttttttttttttttttttttaattttcacgtGAACTACCAGCTTCCTCCATTTTCAGTATGTAACTACACTCACTAACTAGTCAGACAGTAAAATACGACTGGCACTGGCACTGGCAGGATGGCGTGTGGAAGCTGCAGCGTCGGCGCGACGCTTGGACTAggtaactataattataaaatagagcTCTATTTAAATGAACAAAGAAGGTTCTGAGATTAACTTTTATACATTATCagaaaatggaaaaattatttaaaaaatatatagtttgtaaacattttaatttaattatgtatgaaAGTCCTGCacctaatgaaaaataaaacaacatagaCTTCTGTATTATGGAATAATAAAATAGCAATCCAgacacaatttaaaaacataattattaataatattatttatattaaataatacacactttgttaaaatttttaatgcattaggaaattcataacattttttagtaagatatggttttttatgttttttaggcGTATTTATATTATCATTCATATATgtgattttacattatttatatatacaaggtgtttgaaaagtctgggtatggcttaatattttacaaaccatagcagataacatctataaactttgcacagtgtcatatggctttCTCATAGTCCTTCTCTTGAATCGAGTATACCCTGAGTAATCTAGGTATTACTCTTCTTCTTattacgttctttaaaatttttgaatggacaAGTAAAATTTAAGCAGTGAGTTAAACCGTCGAAAACGTGTTAAAGGCATCCTCCACCTGCTCAAAGCAATCCAGAAATTCCTATGATGTTTTCATTAGAAACCTGTATGTTTGCCGGCTTTATATCCCGTCTTCTTTTTACTGATGGAGTTTAGAAATTTGGGTTGTAGTGTAATATTACGGTTTCTTGTGTGAAGTGGCCACATTTTTGTTGACAAAAATCGTCGTTGCATCCATTTGCGGATTTGCATAAGCCAATCACTATAATCTTTTTCGcggaatttgtatcaattttgATTAACCCCACCTCAAAGTCTAGATTACAGCAGTAATCCACCCTGATGGGTTGAAATTTAAATCgtgatttaaaaaagaaaatgccACACCATctcctttaaaatttgttcggtTAAAAATTGTAGCCTATtcataattgtcaattctgaacataGAGACAGtctcagccgtgaagccatgttgagaaacaacaaatatgtcggGGTGCAGGTCTTCTGCCATTAGCATTAGTTCATCAACTTTATTGGTGGCAGACTGCGAATTTTGATGCACGACGGAAACTGCACgagataaattttgaatttcgtgaATTTGACTTTGTTTTGCTTGTCGTTGTATTCTGGTTTTCTGAACTAATTGTATCGTAACTCTGttatctttatttagttttttgacaCTTAAGAagaaagaagtttttttattccGTTGTGTCTTTGATGATGCTTGATGGGCCAACTTGTCGCACCGGTGAGCGGTATTTCACTACTTCCGCAAAGCATTCATACAGGAGTGTGAGGGGTTCAGATGCGGCTGGTGGCTACAAGGTAGTCGATAGCGGTGCAGTTGGAGACTCAAGAGCTTGATCTGACTTCGGCTCATTATTTTGAGGTCCTCTGGCTGCGAAGAGTAGTTGGGATGTCGCTCGAGAAGTGGTAGAGTCTATTTTTCGCAGGCACTCTATTAATTCCTGGGCCTTCAGATGCTTGGTGTTCTTTTTTATAGGCATCCCATGTTGTGTAAAAGCCTCTCTCCCGATGTTATTGAATTGTAGCACGTCTGACCCACGATACCTTTCATAAAATTCTTCTATCTAGTTGTTAATCAGCGCAGTCCCTTGGTTGATTTTGTGACTGGCTATGAGACCTGGTCAGTATACTGCATCAATCGAGTATCTGACTCAATTAAGTGGTCCAGTACATGTTTATATCGTTCACTGAGTTGCTGTATACTGTCTTTTAACTTGCTGTTTTCAGCAAACAGGTCGGCCACTCTTTTTACTGTTGTCCAATCCTCGGAATCAGCTAGTGGAGTTGAAATACCGACTCGCGACACGGGTGACACGGCAGGAGGCGTCATCGGGACAACCTGTGTCGGCGCGCAAGCGATAGATGTGTATGACCCAACATCAATCACCGGCGGTGATGGTGTGACGTTGGATTGACCTAACGATGTTAAAGCCCCTGATGATAACCTAGATCCGATTGGAGAACACTTAGTTGGAGATACAGCCAAAGTTTCTCATGGTAACAGGGTGGGGACCTAGGTGTTTACCGCTAGATGATACAATTAGCGTTGCATGAGCATCAGTCCCCACCGTAGCTCCACACTTTCCCCCAGGCATCACTAAGCTGTATCCCCATTTTTCAGACAATGGCTCTCTCtgaatttatatttactgtacagGATGAGGGGTTTGCCATTCTTTGATTGATCAACTAAGAGtgtctaatttcaaataaataattaaaatctacagttgataggtacaaagcaataaaaatttaaacatatatatatatatatccaaacatGAGGttactgttttgttttgtagaaagTTTATcatctatttattaattattagaatcaaaatcactgtatatatatatatatatatatatatatatatatatatatatacagaacacaaagaacaacaataaatagtttacaattattaacaattttaaatcaagCGCTAATGCTTCTGCCACTGCATTAGTTACTAAACTATGTTAATTACAGGTCTATAAAGCGCGGCGTCCTTTGTCAAAAACTATGTCTTGAAAATGAGTTGCAAGTCTAACCTTTAGTTGGAGGTTAGCTGTTCTTTTAGTACTCacgaaaatgtattaattcagtGCACTACTAATGCGTTGAATCAATATGTTCTTTATAAGTATAAGTATGCActtgaaaacttaaaatgtttggATATGTACTTTCTGATTCACAAACCAACTTTAGATAGTTAAGAAGACAACAGTAGTAAATAATTGgtgtattaagtataaataatattaattaggaatttaaaaattgtttttacaaagcATTAAAATGGAACTTTTATCTTCTTCTAATAGCCAGAGCTAGATTTAGcgtcattataaaacaataataagcgGTCTTTTAGCAACTGTTCATATGTCAGTGTCATTTTGTATATGTTCTACGAATGTATTACTTACAAGATGtacgatttttttaaaaacgttaattttactgaaattattggTGGTGTTGCGGCTGCAGGCATATTAATTGGAGGTGGTATATATCTGTTCAAAAGGTatgaaatatatactatatattacaaGAACAAATAGTATATTTAGGTGCTTCTGACGCACGAATTTAAATTGACCAGTTTTATCGGATATTCAATTATTGGTAGTTTGTAGTGTTGATAAAACAATCATAACTGTTTGCGATACATgacaaatattaacattttgctGTATGATTGTCAGATATAGTCGAGATGAACCTGACCGAACTACTGTCACAGATACTGACTCTCTCAAAATTCTATTTAAGAACAAGAAATTGAATAGTACAAAATCAATATCAAGTACAAGTTTACAGCCTTTAACAGACAAGAGAAATCACATGTTAAGTTTAAGACGAAATTTCGGCTCAGCTTCTACAGTAGCGATTGCAGGAAGTTTGGAGTGGCTGAACAAATAAAGACAGGTATGATTTAATCATTTATACCATTCAAAGTTAGGACAATCTCACACTTTCATATTTACTCTTTCtagatgaaataaattaaatcccAGGCTAAATACTGTGATTTTCCTATTCTTGGcaactttcttaaaaataggatattatttaaataatagaaagcGGATTGCtggatttgttatttattttatcgttCTCTAAACATGTTCcgattagaataatttatatcttttgaacTGATAACTTAAATTCACATATAATTGagaataatacttatttttattttcagacacCATGGACTGACTTTAATAACCCTAAATATGACGATTCAAACCAGAAATGACTTAAACCACCCGATCTTGACGAGCTACTCCtggttttgacatttttaaacccGATAAAGACTGCACCACCGGTTATGAATTAGCATAATAATAAATGATACATACAAAGACGAACTTCGTATTTACTGACTTGTTTAATTCTAACAAGGCATAACTTgcaatattgttcaaaattacttttcagtttCCATGGTCAGGTTCCCTCACTGAGAATTGTGCTATTATACTTTGCAGGAAGGGAAACTctactgttttaataatatattcgtAATTACAACACAACTCTATTATCTGCCTACCATGAATCATAACATGTACCATACcagaaataaattgatttttgtttttgaatgtacTGAAATAGTTAATGGAATATGTtctcatgaaaatattcaatggGTAAGTTCatgatatttaagaaatattaaatcaatcaaataaGATTCTATTGTAGCCCTTTGCCTTATTACAATTTGAGCATTACTACGTTAAAGTTTATCATAtaaggttttttactttttatgaagcTAACATATGGGCGTGCGAGAGCGCTTAAAAAATCATAACTTATTTGgtaaatgacaaataatatgATGTTATATGATTATCAGGTATAGTGTAGATGGTCCCTGGATAGACACAACTTTTGTAATAGCCACTTATTAagcttacattttattcataaataccaATTGGGATTATgaagccttaaaataaaattctagtgTACATCCCTTGACTTAACGCCCAATCTCTATGCAACATCAGCAGTGGCCATGGCAGGCATTCTGGAGGGCCTTAACTAATAGATACAAGTTTAATGTGGTTGTTTACCCCATCGAAAGTTACACCAAGGAAAATCTCCAActtttacaatttactttttctctaataaaaaagAATCACTCCTTGTCTAAATACtgggttatcataaaagaatcGGTTTCGAACATGATAACCCTGTTTTGAACATGGTTTCGAACATggtttaaagaaaaatcaaactacttacagttaatgttttctattcatctatttttaagcgtggaatttaagttttatataaaactttgtgaactgttgtttttggaatacctAAGTCAATGCTTCGGCGAGGGATGGACTTCCCAGGACTTCTAATTGCCAAATGTTTAATTAGTTCAACCGTTCTGTCTGGTACACCTGGTCTGGTGGTTGATTTCTATTCCTAAACTGATCCAAGTTTCTtcgaatttttttaaacaaacatgttatgttatttttgtgtgttgAATCTCTTTTAAATTCACGTTTGAACACACGTTGAactaaaattacagattttaattcAGCCAACAGTAAAACACACTTTGCTTATCTTAATCCGAGAACATAGTAACTCACTAAACCCACAGCAACAACAATACAAGACTGATTTTGAGGTTAGAACAGCTTCTAAACAAATTTTTGGGTTCGAGgctttaatctaaaaattaaccTACTATCTAATTTCTTACGAATTACTGAAACTgcaccattcttttatgataaccctgtacAGTGAATTTCATAGTCAAGGCTACTTTCATGAAACTTTAGGATATGGTTAATCAGAAACAGCCTAATTAATTTGGGTAATTAGTTGGTATTGATTgggtttgttatttaattttttcattctctaACGCTTTCATTTATAACTCGTGATCTGATAACATACATTCACATATAATTGAgactaatacttattttttaacttcagGGACACACCTACTGGACTGATCTTTATTACGTTATACAAGCGAATAGAAACTTTAAATGACAAAAAAGCAGATTATAACCAAATAACTCACGAGTTTGCAATATAGAATCTGATAGGGGCAGCTCACCCTCGATTGTGAGATCATAGTGTTTTTATCTTTAACTATCTGATGAAATACTGCATTGTGTAAGTGCTCGATACTTGAGACATAATACAGTATTCGAATAAGATTCTATTATAGCCCTGTACTTTATTAGTGTTTGAGTATTACAAAATTCAAGTATATAATGTAagatacattttagttttttaagaagcCAGCGTATGTGGTAAAAGTTACTGcgtgtaattaaagttttttaaacttatttactcaCATTGGGAACACATTCCATGGCTGAAAGGACAGTGTGTGTTTGTTTGATACAAAGATCAGCAATCCTTCAAGGGCCTTATCCGGACAGAGTACAGGAATGAACgtttagtaaaaattacattggattaaaatttataaaactgtacaagtTATTGTCTCTAGAAACCAATTACGGTTTCATACAAGACAATGTATTGTGATATAGAGCGTAAAGTGGATCTTCCATCGGGAAATTTTCTACAGAGATACATCTACATGAAACTTGTTAAATATCTAACATGTAAACGACTGTGTGTGTTCTATCATACTAatctttaatttacaaaatatgtatggCAATTtgattattaacattaaaatcaataatatttgaGGATATTGACTATCATATATATGCAATGTTATACAAAGTTGTTCCTTGCATTTATGTTAAAGTAAAGTACATTGTAATAGAGTTTAATGTTTCATAGATAATATTTTGAGAGTGTTGTAGTACGCTGCCGAACCGTAATGAATGGACTGTGTGTGAGATAACCTATATATGAGTCCAAAGGTCAATGTAGCAATTTACCAGATAAGATTGGATTCCTCGAAATATTTCGTCAGAAATATTCTAAACACTAAACTAACTCtaactgaatataatttatattttatccattagttataaattatttgtttaccttAACTGAATTTAAACAGTAATGTACAGATAAAAGTAAAAGTATCAAAGATTAAAGTCAATTCTGAAAGGAAATGTTTCTTTAACACAAAGAGACTTTGAACAGTTCTACAAACATTTACGTGCCTCTTAAATGACGAGTTGTAGGCACGGCAATTTATGAAGTTTGATGCAAAGCTTTGCTTTCTCAGAAGAACGAGATCTCCAAAAAATTTTCTCGTTTGAATCTTCAGTAATTTACAGAGAAAGTCTTTATAAACAAGTTCTTTTGTGGACCAGCATTGAATCATTCTAGAACAGACTCATAAAAATTTCATGAATTCAAACAATTCCTTTATTCTTAACATTAATACCAATATGTTGTACTTTAGACccattataaaaagaaaaaattaaattgtacacaATTGTAAAAcagaacaaaagaaaaatttttatattaatatatatatatatatatatatatatatatatatatatatatatatatatatatatatatataatgtatatatatatatatataatatatatatataaaatatatatatatatatatatattatgaaaaatacttagtaaatttataacaaactgatatatatatatatatatatatatatatatatatatttatttattatttatttatatattacttgtAAGGCTTGAATATCAAACAAAAACGCGTTAATCATATTACAAATATAtcgaacaaatatttttacacacaaaataatagttgtttaaaaataattaaatgtgtaaaaatgttaCCATTATGATACATTAAAAGATATAGAGGAGGGAATGAATCTGTATACCTTCTCTAGGCTATCACTGTTCAATCgactgagttttatttttatgtgaattgATTTTAATGCAAATGACATCTAAGCtctgttaaattttgaaacattgtgAATTTCCTGATAAAAATTATCCAACGTTATAActaattaaagttttactaaGTTATTTTGATTAGTTCTGAGCTTTTGCTCGATACATATccttattaatcttttaaaataatttatgttaaattttcaatGTAGATCTTTTATcctagtattttaatatttatagcatGTATACATGTACATATAAATACTCTAATTCCGTCCAAGGTATCTcacttaaattgtattatttgtttatatttagattaCATAATTGGCAATATATAACCTAATTATTATGTACAAGTATATATAAGAGAGTCCAAAATAACccttaaaaacaataatagaaGTCGACTATAGTTCTCCTagaaaatttgttaataaggtGTCTTCTATAAAAACTTAACAAGGACACTTTAggtaatgttattgtataatcTAAGCctcttttagttatatttgttttatcataGAACAATTAACATATCTAAAGTGTTATCAAAGATTTGTAAAGGTATGCCTACCAATATTTACAACTGTAATAGTAACTAGCTGAGAGCATGTGTTTATTGCATAAGGAAATAC
The nucleotide sequence above comes from Homalodisca vitripennis isolate AUS2020 unplaced genomic scaffold, UT_GWSS_2.1 ScUCBcl_3224;HRSCAF=8614, whole genome shotgun sequence. Encoded proteins:
- the LOC124372448 gene encoding uncharacterized protein LOC124372448, yielding MDISVRPSDKSKGETPRKKVRAPNHWKRAQAKKKRYAPKGFPDFPTCNHTKGALLCRSLTAQDIRRFHSAFYKEHDKIYQDNFVLKHITMNVIKRRRPKNQKNIKKQARAKYFITNREKKMVPVCLGTFLRALNISRFRINKIADRFYYKHEMPKERRGGDTTGNRFVAKKESIMTFINSLKCSETHYCTNRSGRKYLPAELNIKKLWRMYQTNAEDHLKVKDSYFRYIFNRKYNLGFGSPRVDVCSTCLELAEKIKSTKSDAERNMLLVEKRVHKLRSQAFYGLLQEDREDLLILSFDCQKNQPLPKLPDQSSYYTRQLYLNNFCVVKGHSKSKLDKDNVTAYTWTENEFSKGSNEISSCLYDTLNSIDLTPT